In Rhizobium sp. BT04, the following proteins share a genomic window:
- a CDS encoding DUF3175 domain-containing protein yields the protein MAKSKKKWSQDVTEHSDAMDLKKGAFKSDDPKKIARSAAEESDRRKSSPFRAAMSMLTFYINRAGDQPTKKQRGTLEKAKGELRKDLGRQPKD from the coding sequence ATGGCCAAATCGAAGAAGAAATGGTCGCAGGACGTCACCGAACACAGCGATGCGATGGACCTGAAGAAAGGTGCGTTCAAATCGGACGATCCGAAGAAGATTGCCCGCTCGGCCGCCGAAGAGAGCGATCGCCGCAAGTCGAGCCCCTTCCGCGCGGCCATGTCGATGCTGACCTTCTACATCAACCGCGCCGGCGACCAGCCGACGAAAAAGCAGCGCGGCACCCTTGAAAAAGCCAAGGGCGAACTGCGAAAAGACCTCGGTCGTCAACCGAAGGATTGA
- a CDS encoding GNAT family N-acetyltransferase: MLIRPADENDRSAIWRIIGPTIRAGETYALDRDLSEADALAYWMGPDRETFVAEEDGAILGTYYIKANQAGGGRHVCNCGYMTDAAASGRGVARLMHEHSLDHARLRGFRAMQFNFVVSSNERAVALWQSLGFDIVGRLPGVFLHPTQGYVDALVMFRTL, from the coding sequence ATGCTGATCCGACCTGCAGACGAGAATGATCGAAGCGCCATCTGGAGGATCATCGGTCCGACGATCCGCGCCGGCGAAACCTATGCGCTCGATCGCGATCTCTCCGAAGCGGATGCGCTGGCCTACTGGATGGGGCCGGACCGCGAGACCTTCGTCGCCGAAGAGGATGGCGCGATCCTCGGCACATATTACATCAAGGCCAACCAGGCAGGCGGCGGCCGGCATGTCTGCAACTGCGGTTACATGACCGATGCTGCCGCCAGCGGCCGGGGCGTCGCTCGCTTGATGCACGAGCATTCCCTTGACCATGCCCGCTTGCGGGGCTTTCGCGCCATGCAGTTCAATTTCGTCGTCAGCAGCAATGAACGCGCGGTGGCGCTGTGGCAATCTCTCGGCTTCGATATCGTCGGCCGCCTTCCCGGCGTCTTCCTTCATCCGACGCAAGGTTATGTCGACGCGTTGGTGATGTTTCGCACTCTCTAA
- a CDS encoding 3-oxoacid CoA-transferase subunit B, with amino-acid sequence MTIDTREDIKLSNAQIAWRAAQDIADGAYVNLGIGFPEMVARYQPPGRQAIFHTENGILNFGEPPAAGEEDWDLINAGKKAVTLKPGAAFFHHADSFAMVRGGHLDVAILGAYQVAQSGDLANWRVGSKGVPAVGGAMDLVHGAKQVCVITEHVTKTGEPKLVEKCAFPLTGVACITRVYTSHAVIDIVKGRFVLREKLAAMSEEELQAMTGAPLHVEGPVADLVVPKL; translated from the coding sequence ATGACCATCGACACTCGTGAAGACATCAAGCTTTCCAATGCGCAGATCGCCTGGCGCGCCGCGCAGGACATTGCCGACGGCGCCTATGTCAACCTCGGCATCGGCTTTCCCGAAATGGTCGCCCGCTATCAGCCGCCCGGCCGTCAGGCGATCTTCCACACGGAAAACGGCATCCTGAATTTCGGCGAGCCGCCGGCGGCCGGCGAGGAGGACTGGGATCTGATCAATGCCGGCAAGAAGGCGGTGACGCTGAAGCCAGGCGCGGCCTTCTTCCATCATGCCGATAGCTTCGCCATGGTGCGCGGCGGCCATCTCGACGTCGCGATCCTCGGTGCCTATCAGGTGGCTCAGAGCGGTGACCTCGCCAATTGGCGGGTGGGCAGCAAGGGCGTGCCGGCCGTCGGCGGCGCCATGGATCTCGTGCACGGCGCCAAGCAGGTCTGCGTCATTACCGAGCACGTCACCAAGACTGGCGAGCCGAAGCTCGTGGAGAAATGTGCCTTCCCGCTCACCGGCGTCGCCTGCATTACCCGCGTCTATACGAGCCATGCGGTCATCGACATCGTGAAGGGACGGTTCGTCCTGCGCGAGAAGCTTGCCGCGATGTCCGAGGAGGAATTGCAGGCGATGACAGGCGCGCCGCTACACGTCGAGGGGCCGGTTGCCGACCTCGTCGTCCCGAAACTCTGA
- a CDS encoding DNA topoisomerase IB yields MNAEAITELGLIYVSDTEPGIRRRRKGKGFSYVMPDGRTLVDELQRARIGALGLPPAYENVWICLYDNGHLQATGFDARGRKQYRYHKEWQSFRSAGKFHQLIEFGRALPKIRRTVLRHLDTGAEDVNGVLAALTTLLDEAHLRVGNQAYVRENGTYGATTLLKRHLKIVDGQIELKFRAKGGKRVQRSLKHPRLQKILEEIADLPGRQLFVWKDDSGALKPIDSGRLNAYLAEISGIPISAKTFRTWAGSLAAFGAAREAIVGGGRPTVKQMSEAAAEALHNTPAISRSSYIHPAIIALAGNDHPLIESGNEPLRGLRAEENRLLDFLTREIEE; encoded by the coding sequence ATGAATGCCGAAGCCATCACCGAACTTGGCCTTATCTATGTCAGCGATACCGAACCAGGCATCCGCAGGCGAAGGAAAGGCAAGGGTTTCAGCTATGTCATGCCGGATGGCCGGACGCTTGTCGATGAATTGCAGCGGGCCCGCATCGGCGCGCTCGGTCTGCCGCCGGCCTATGAGAATGTCTGGATCTGCCTCTACGACAACGGCCATCTGCAGGCGACAGGCTTCGATGCGCGCGGGCGCAAGCAGTACCGCTACCACAAGGAATGGCAATCCTTCCGTAGTGCCGGGAAATTCCATCAGCTGATCGAGTTCGGCCGGGCGCTGCCTAAGATACGCCGCACCGTGCTGCGCCACCTCGACACCGGTGCGGAGGATGTCAACGGCGTGCTGGCGGCGTTGACGACGCTGCTCGATGAGGCGCATTTGCGCGTCGGCAACCAGGCCTATGTCCGGGAGAACGGCACCTATGGCGCAACGACGCTGCTGAAGCGCCACCTGAAGATCGTCGACGGACAGATCGAGTTGAAATTCCGCGCCAAGGGCGGCAAGCGCGTCCAGCGCAGTCTCAAACATCCCAGGCTGCAGAAGATCCTGGAGGAAATAGCCGATCTGCCCGGCCGCCAGCTTTTCGTCTGGAAGGATGACAGCGGAGCGCTGAAGCCGATCGATTCCGGCCGGCTGAACGCCTATCTGGCCGAGATATCGGGGATTCCCATTTCGGCGAAGACCTTCCGCACCTGGGCCGGATCGCTGGCGGCCTTCGGGGCGGCGCGCGAGGCGATTGTCGGCGGCGGCCGGCCGACAGTCAAACAGATGTCGGAAGCCGCGGCCGAGGCGCTGCACAACACACCGGCAATCTCGCGCTCGAGCTATATCCATCCGGCAATCATCGCGCTCGCCGGCAACGATCATCCGCTGATCGAGAGCGGCAACGAGCCGCTGCGGGGCTTGCGGGCCGAGGAAAACAGGCTACTTGATTTCCTCACACGCGAGATCGAAGAATGA
- the ligD gene encoding non-homologous end-joining DNA ligase: MSPRHPPASDVSLTHPDRLYWPDEGVTKQALADYYAAVWPFMAPYVVNRPLALLRLPDGIKSHQRFFQKHAWKGMNLHIEEIADPEDAAGEKLLRIVDFNGLVALVQSAALEIHPWGTTTDHWERPDMITMDLDPGEDVAWSAVIAAAFDVKARLEARGLAAFVKTSGGKGLHVVTPLAPKAGWAEVKDFAHSLAESMAADAPDKYLATATKAKRGGHIYIDYLRNGRGNTAVAAYSTRARPGAPVSMPLDWSDLNDLSGPAAFTLGNVPQRLQARSKDPWRDFFDAAAPLE, translated from the coding sequence ATGAGCCCCAGACATCCGCCGGCATCTGACGTATCGCTGACCCATCCCGACCGGCTTTACTGGCCGGATGAGGGCGTGACCAAGCAGGCGCTCGCGGATTATTATGCCGCGGTCTGGCCGTTCATGGCGCCTTATGTCGTCAACCGGCCTTTGGCGCTGCTGCGCCTGCCGGACGGGATAAAAAGCCACCAGCGGTTTTTTCAGAAACACGCCTGGAAGGGCATGAATCTGCATATCGAGGAGATCGCCGACCCCGAGGATGCTGCCGGCGAAAAGCTGCTGCGCATTGTCGATTTCAACGGGCTCGTGGCGCTGGTGCAATCGGCCGCGCTTGAAATTCATCCCTGGGGCACGACGACGGATCATTGGGAAAGGCCCGATATGATCACCATGGACCTCGATCCCGGCGAGGACGTTGCCTGGAGCGCGGTGATCGCGGCCGCATTTGACGTGAAGGCGCGGCTGGAAGCCCGTGGCCTTGCTGCCTTCGTCAAGACCTCGGGCGGCAAGGGGCTGCATGTGGTGACGCCGCTTGCGCCGAAGGCCGGCTGGGCCGAGGTGAAGGATTTCGCCCACTCGCTTGCCGAAAGCATGGCGGCCGACGCGCCGGACAAATATCTGGCGACTGCGACGAAGGCCAAACGCGGGGGGCATATCTATATCGATTATCTCCGCAACGGCCGCGGCAATACGGCGGTCGCGGCCTATTCGACGCGGGCGCGACCAGGGGCACCGGTTTCGATGCCGCTCGATTGGTCAGATTTGAACGACCTGAGCGGCCCGGCCGCTTTCACGCTCGGCAATGTGCCGCAGCGGCTGCAGGCCCGGTCGAAGGACCCCTGGCGCGATTTCTTCGATGCGGCCGCGCCGCTGGAATGA
- a CDS encoding glutathione S-transferase: MPYELYYWDGIQGRGEFMRLALEEAGADYIDITREPGRGTGAMFEIMESESEAHIPFAPPFLKDGDLIIPHVANILFYLGPKLGLAPEDEGLRHVVNGLQLTITDFVAEVHDTHHPIDTSLYYEDQKPEAKARSAAFIRERIPKFLGYFERVLRQNPKGPGHMVGEALTYVDLSIFQVVEGLAYAFPKAMANRKADYPRLLALHDTVAKRPNIARYLASPRRLAFNEEGIFRHYPELDSAG, translated from the coding sequence ATGCCATACGAGCTTTATTATTGGGACGGCATTCAAGGCCGCGGTGAATTCATGCGGTTGGCGCTGGAGGAAGCCGGCGCCGACTATATCGACATCACCCGTGAACCCGGGCGCGGTACCGGGGCGATGTTCGAGATCATGGAGAGCGAGAGCGAAGCGCATATTCCCTTCGCACCGCCCTTCCTGAAGGATGGCGACCTCATCATCCCGCATGTCGCCAACATCCTGTTTTATCTCGGCCCGAAGCTCGGCCTTGCCCCTGAGGACGAAGGCCTTCGCCATGTCGTCAACGGCCTGCAGCTCACGATCACCGATTTCGTCGCCGAAGTGCACGATACGCATCACCCGATCGACACGTCGCTCTATTACGAGGACCAGAAGCCGGAAGCAAAAGCCCGCTCAGCCGCCTTCATCCGCGAACGCATTCCGAAATTCCTCGGCTATTTCGAGCGTGTGCTGCGGCAGAACCCGAAAGGCCCGGGCCACATGGTCGGCGAGGCGCTCACCTATGTCGACCTGTCGATCTTCCAGGTGGTCGAGGGTCTGGCCTATGCCTTCCCGAAAGCCATGGCCAACCGCAAGGCGGACTATCCCCGCCTGCTGGCCCTACATGATACGGTGGCGAAGCGTCCGAATATCGCCCGCTATCTCGCCTCCCCTCGCCGCCTCGCCTTCAACGAGGAAGGGATTTTCCGGCATTACCCGGAGCTCGACAGCGCGGGATAG
- the pcaF gene encoding 3-oxoadipyl-CoA thiolase — protein MTEAFICDYVRTPIGRFAGSLSQVRADDLGAIPLKALMQRNGAVDWEAVDDVIFGCANQAGEDNRNVARMSTLLAGLPVSVPGTTINRLCGSGMDAVIAAARAIRAGEAELMIAGGVESMSRAPFVMPKAETAFSRAAEIHDTTIGWRFVNPLMKKQYGVDSMPETGENVAEDYKVSREDQDAFAVRSQAKAAAAQASGRLAKEITPVIIPQRKGDPVVVEKDEHPRATTIETLAKLATPFKKEGGTVTAGNASGVNDGAAALIVASEAAARKYGLTPIARILGGAAAAVPPRVMGVGPIPASRKLMARLGMTVEQFDVIELNEAFASQGLAVLRALGIADDDARVNRNGGAIALGHPLGMSGARITGTAALELLEIGGKYSLSTMCIGVGQGIAVALERV, from the coding sequence ATGACCGAAGCCTTTATCTGCGACTACGTAAGAACGCCGATCGGTCGCTTTGCAGGGTCGCTGTCCCAGGTGCGTGCCGACGATCTCGGTGCAATCCCGCTGAAAGCGTTGATGCAACGCAACGGCGCCGTCGATTGGGAAGCGGTCGACGACGTGATCTTCGGCTGCGCCAATCAGGCTGGTGAGGACAACCGCAATGTGGCGCGCATGTCGACCCTGCTTGCCGGCCTGCCGGTCTCCGTGCCGGGCACGACGATCAACCGGCTCTGCGGCTCCGGCATGGATGCGGTGATCGCAGCCGCGCGTGCCATTCGCGCCGGCGAGGCCGAGCTGATGATCGCGGGCGGCGTCGAGAGTATGTCACGCGCGCCCTTCGTCATGCCAAAGGCTGAGACGGCCTTTTCTCGCGCTGCCGAAATCCACGACACGACGATTGGTTGGCGCTTCGTCAACCCGTTGATGAAGAAGCAGTACGGCGTCGATTCCATGCCGGAGACCGGCGAGAACGTCGCCGAGGATTACAAGGTCAGCCGCGAGGATCAGGATGCATTCGCGGTGCGGAGCCAGGCGAAGGCCGCTGCCGCGCAGGCGAGCGGGCGGCTGGCCAAGGAAATCACCCCGGTGATCATCCCGCAGCGCAAGGGCGATCCTGTCGTCGTGGAAAAAGACGAGCATCCGCGGGCGACGACGATCGAGACGCTGGCGAAACTCGCCACGCCTTTCAAGAAGGAGGGCGGCACGGTGACCGCAGGCAATGCCTCCGGCGTCAATGACGGGGCGGCGGCGCTGATTGTCGCGTCCGAAGCTGCGGCGCGCAAATATGGCCTGACGCCGATCGCCCGCATTCTCGGCGGTGCCGCCGCCGCCGTTCCGCCAAGGGTGATGGGGGTTGGGCCGATCCCGGCCTCGCGCAAGCTGATGGCAAGGCTCGGCATGACCGTGGAACAGTTCGACGTGATCGAACTCAACGAGGCCTTCGCCAGCCAGGGACTGGCGGTGTTGCGTGCGCTCGGCATTGCCGACGACGATGCGCGGGTAAACCGCAATGGCGGCGCGATCGCGCTCGGCCATCCGCTCGGCATGTCGGGCGCCCGCATCACCGGCACGGCGGCGTTGGAACTGCTGGAGATCGGCGGAAAATACTCGCTGTCGACCATGTGCATCGGCGTCGGGCAGGGGATCGCGGTCGCGCTCGAAAGGGTCTGA
- the glgX gene encoding glycogen debranching protein GlgX gives MSYSFSELDFLKPELGAEYTGSGTHFAVFSAHAEQIELCLFSPDGKKEVARLPLPKREGDIWSGYIAGVTPGTVYGYRAHGPYDPKAGHRFNPNKLLLDPYAKQVTGELKWNDALFGYQIGKDDLSFDERDSAPFMVKGVVQDPDFDWAGEEAIRRPWPDTIIYEAHVRGLTMMHPKVPDRLRGTFLGMCSDPIIDHLVKLGISAIELLPIQYFLDDRYLLENNLSNYWGYQTLGFFAPQSRYMSGDKITEIKTMVKKFHAAGIEVIMDVVYNHTAEGSEKGPTLSFRGLDNASYYTLSPDDPRHTFDTTGTGNTLNAANPMVMRMVLDSLRYWVGVMHIDGFRFDLASTLGRQDMEFDRQGLFFGAIRQDPILAGVKLIAEPWDVGDGGYQVGGFPHPFREWNDKFRDDVRRFWKGDDGMVSEISQRITGSAVQFNHSDRGATSSINLLSAHDGFTLMDTVSFNDKHNDANGEDNRDGHSDNHSDNMGAEGVTDNEDINSLRARRRRNMMATLMLSQGVPMILAGDEVGNSQGGNNNAYCQDNEIGWTDWAGLDDPFLDFCRQAVAFRKAHPVLRQERFLTGETAEDGRIEIAWYKPDGNFMDDGAWNDDGLQVLGVYVSRSVNAPDTETMDDLFLIFNAGGDCEVHLPVVNGLKQWSRVLDTGTETDAFEVHEPENPVIVYAQSVAVFAPKGQTEPPKDATKAERRRWFQFGRRNK, from the coding sequence ATGAGCTATTCATTTTCAGAACTCGACTTCCTCAAGCCTGAGCTCGGGGCGGAATATACGGGGTCGGGCACCCATTTCGCGGTATTCTCAGCGCATGCAGAACAGATTGAGCTCTGCCTCTTCTCGCCGGACGGCAAGAAGGAGGTCGCGCGGTTGCCGCTGCCGAAACGCGAGGGCGATATCTGGTCCGGCTATATCGCCGGCGTCACCCCGGGGACGGTCTACGGCTATCGCGCCCATGGTCCATACGATCCGAAAGCCGGTCATCGCTTCAATCCGAACAAGCTCTTGCTCGACCCCTATGCCAAGCAGGTGACGGGCGAGCTGAAATGGAACGACGCGCTGTTCGGCTACCAGATCGGCAAGGACGATCTTTCCTTCGACGAACGTGATAGCGCCCCCTTCATGGTCAAGGGCGTGGTGCAGGATCCGGATTTCGACTGGGCGGGTGAAGAAGCAATCCGCCGTCCCTGGCCCGACACGATCATCTACGAGGCGCATGTGCGCGGCCTGACGATGATGCACCCGAAGGTGCCCGACCGGCTGCGCGGCACCTTTCTCGGCATGTGCAGCGATCCGATCATCGATCACCTCGTCAAGCTCGGCATCTCGGCGATCGAGCTCTTGCCGATCCAGTATTTCCTCGACGATCGTTATCTCCTGGAAAACAACCTCAGCAATTACTGGGGTTACCAGACGCTCGGCTTCTTCGCGCCGCAATCGCGCTACATGTCCGGCGACAAGATCACCGAGATCAAGACCATGGTGAAGAAGTTCCATGCCGCCGGCATCGAAGTCATCATGGATGTCGTCTATAATCACACTGCCGAAGGCAGCGAGAAAGGCCCGACGCTCTCCTTCCGCGGGCTCGACAATGCCAGCTATTATACCCTCTCGCCCGACGATCCTCGCCACACCTTCGATACAACCGGCACCGGCAATACGCTGAATGCCGCCAATCCCATGGTGATGCGCATGGTGCTCGACAGCCTGCGCTATTGGGTCGGCGTCATGCATATCGACGGCTTCCGTTTCGACCTTGCCAGCACGCTCGGTCGCCAGGATATGGAATTCGACCGGCAGGGCCTGTTCTTCGGCGCCATCCGCCAGGATCCGATCCTTGCCGGTGTCAAGCTGATCGCCGAGCCCTGGGACGTGGGCGATGGCGGCTATCAGGTTGGCGGCTTTCCGCATCCCTTCCGTGAGTGGAACGACAAGTTTCGTGACGACGTCCGCCGCTTTTGGAAGGGCGACGACGGCATGGTGTCGGAGATCTCGCAGCGCATCACCGGCTCGGCGGTACAGTTCAACCACTCCGATCGCGGCGCGACATCATCGATCAATCTACTGTCGGCCCATGATGGCTTTACGCTGATGGACACGGTTTCCTTCAACGACAAGCACAATGACGCGAACGGCGAGGATAACAGGGACGGACATTCGGACAATCATTCGGACAATATGGGTGCCGAAGGAGTGACTGACAACGAGGACATCAACAGCCTTCGGGCACGCAGGCGCCGCAACATGATGGCGACGCTGATGCTCTCCCAGGGCGTTCCGATGATCCTTGCCGGCGATGAGGTAGGCAATAGTCAGGGCGGCAATAACAACGCCTATTGCCAGGACAACGAGATCGGCTGGACGGATTGGGCGGGGCTCGACGATCCCTTCCTTGATTTCTGCCGCCAGGCAGTCGCCTTCCGCAAGGCTCATCCGGTCCTCAGGCAGGAGCGGTTCCTGACAGGCGAGACCGCCGAGGACGGCCGCATCGAGATCGCCTGGTACAAGCCTGACGGCAATTTCATGGACGATGGGGCCTGGAACGACGACGGATTGCAGGTGCTTGGGGTCTATGTCTCGAGGAGCGTGAACGCACCGGACACCGAGACGATGGACGACCTCTTCCTCATCTTCAATGCCGGCGGCGACTGCGAGGTTCACCTGCCTGTGGTGAATGGGCTGAAACAGTGGTCGAGGGTTCTCGACACGGGGACGGAGACGGATGCCTTCGAGGTGCACGAGCCGGAGAATCCGGTCATCGTCTATGCTCAGAGCGTGGCGGTCTTCGCACCGAAGGGACAGACCGAGCCGCCGAAGGACGCGACCAAGGCCGAGCGCCGGCGGTGGTTCCAGTTCGGCCGCCGCAATAAGTAG
- a CDS encoding MFS transporter, which yields MSVSYRWVIVAAGALMTCVALGAMFSLAIFQEPIATATGWSHVGIASAMTLNFIVMGFGGFFWGAASDRFGPRVVVLIGSVLLGLALVLASRAETLLQFQLTYGILVGLAASTFFAPMIAATTAWFDENRGLAVSLVSAGMGVAPMTISPFARWLISAYEWRPAMLIIGVAAWVLLVPAALLVRRPPAETADSGTEFAADGARPQLSKVFRSPQFIVLGLTFFACCAAHSGPIFHMVNYATICGVAPMAAVSIYSVEGLAGLGGRLLYGSLADRIGVKPVLVAGLLVQAAALATYLFVSRLGEFYALAIVFGSAYGGVMPLYAVLAREYFGPRIIGTVFGAATMLSSLGMAFGPLVGGWIFDTFANYSWLFIGSAMVGLGAAAIALAFPPLTRQKPQPAFGVAS from the coding sequence ATGAGTGTTTCCTATCGTTGGGTCATCGTCGCTGCGGGCGCTTTGATGACATGCGTTGCGCTCGGCGCGATGTTCTCGCTGGCAATTTTCCAGGAGCCGATTGCAACGGCGACCGGCTGGTCGCATGTCGGTATCGCGAGCGCGATGACGCTGAACTTCATTGTCATGGGTTTCGGTGGCTTCTTCTGGGGCGCGGCAAGCGATCGCTTCGGCCCGCGCGTCGTCGTGCTGATAGGGTCCGTGCTGCTCGGCCTGGCACTGGTCCTGGCGAGCCGCGCCGAAACGCTGCTGCAGTTCCAGCTGACCTACGGCATCCTCGTGGGGCTCGCCGCCAGCACGTTTTTCGCGCCGATGATCGCGGCGACGACCGCCTGGTTTGACGAAAACCGCGGGCTTGCGGTGTCGCTCGTCTCTGCCGGCATGGGCGTTGCGCCGATGACCATCTCACCTTTCGCGCGCTGGCTGATCTCGGCCTATGAATGGCGGCCGGCCATGCTGATCATTGGCGTTGCGGCCTGGGTGTTGCTGGTGCCGGCCGCTCTACTGGTCAGGCGCCCGCCTGCCGAGACCGCCGATAGCGGAACCGAGTTCGCAGCCGACGGTGCCAGGCCGCAGCTGTCGAAAGTCTTCCGATCCCCGCAATTCATCGTGCTCGGCCTGACCTTCTTTGCCTGCTGCGCGGCGCATTCCGGGCCGATCTTTCACATGGTCAACTATGCGACGATCTGCGGCGTCGCACCGATGGCCGCCGTCAGCATCTACAGCGTCGAGGGCCTGGCTGGCCTCGGCGGCCGGCTGCTCTATGGCAGCCTTGCCGACAGGATCGGGGTGAAGCCGGTGCTGGTCGCCGGCCTGCTGGTGCAGGCGGCAGCGCTTGCGACCTATCTCTTCGTCAGCCGGCTCGGCGAATTCTATGCGCTCGCCATCGTCTTCGGCAGTGCCTATGGCGGTGTGATGCCGCTCTATGCCGTGCTGGCGCGGGAATATTTCGGGCCGCGCATCATCGGCACGGTGTTCGGTGCGGCGACGATGCTCTCCAGCCTCGGCATGGCCTTCGGCCCGCTCGTCGGCGGCTGGATATTCGACACTTTCGCCAATTATTCCTGGCTGTTCATCGGCTCCGCAATGGTCGGGCTGGGGGCTGCGGCGATCGCGCTCGCCTTTCCGCCTCTCACTCGCCAGAAGCCGCAGCCGGCCTTCGGCGTGGCGTCGTAG
- a CDS encoding SDR family NAD(P)-dependent oxidoreductase, whose translation MVELAQSLASIKLPDLAGKAVLITGASTGIGAALARAFAAQKAKVGVHYNASREPAEKLADEIRAAGGTVHLIQGDVSREGETERVVEETAKTFGHLDGLINNAGGMLGRKPTSEYTDAHYAAVMDLNARSVLAATRAAHPWLKKQGGFIINTTSIAARNGGGNGAILYAASKGFVSTITRGHAKEFVADRIRVNAVAPGVIATPFHERYTNDEQMELQRKSIPMGFVGTSEDCVGAYLFLASPTLSGYITGQIIEVNGGQLMP comes from the coding sequence ATGGTCGAACTCGCGCAATCGCTCGCATCCATCAAGCTGCCGGATCTCGCCGGCAAGGCGGTGCTGATCACCGGCGCCTCGACCGGCATCGGTGCGGCTCTCGCCCGCGCCTTCGCGGCTCAAAAAGCCAAGGTCGGCGTGCATTACAATGCTAGCCGCGAACCGGCGGAGAAGCTTGCAGACGAGATTCGGGCTGCCGGCGGCACCGTGCATCTGATCCAGGGCGACGTCTCGAGGGAAGGCGAGACCGAGCGTGTCGTCGAGGAGACGGCGAAAACCTTCGGCCATCTCGACGGGCTGATCAACAATGCCGGCGGCATGCTGGGGCGCAAGCCGACCTCGGAATATACCGACGCGCATTATGCCGCGGTCATGGACCTCAACGCCCGCTCGGTGCTGGCGGCAACGCGTGCGGCGCATCCCTGGCTGAAGAAGCAGGGCGGCTTCATCATCAACACCACCTCGATTGCCGCCCGCAATGGTGGCGGCAATGGTGCGATCCTCTATGCGGCGTCGAAGGGTTTCGTCTCGACGATCACGCGCGGCCATGCCAAGGAATTCGTCGCCGACAGGATTCGCGTCAATGCGGTGGCGCCGGGCGTTATCGCGACACCCTTCCACGAGCGTTATACCAATGACGAGCAAATGGAGTTGCAGCGCAAATCGATCCCGATGGGCTTCGTCGGCACATCAGAGGATTGCGTCGGCGCCTATCTCTTCCTCGCCTCGCCGACGCTGTCGGGTTACATCACCGGCCAGATTATCGAGGTCAACGGCGGACAGTTGATGCCTTAG